GAACATGGCGCTGAAGATCATCGACAACGCGATCCAAGCGTTCGGCGGCGGCGGTGTCTCCGATGAAGCCGGCCTGGCCAAGGATTACGCCAACATCCGCACGCTTCGGCTCGCGGACGGCCCGGACGAGGTGCACAACCGCGCCATTGCCCGGCTCGAGATGAAGAAATACGCCAACGCGGCGCACTGACCGCGCAGGCCGCATAAAAACATCATCGCCGGACTTGATCCGGCGATCCATCTCTTGAAAAGATGGATACCCGGGTCAAGCCCGGGTATGACTGTTTCTGGATTGTCGGAACGCGCGGCGCGTAACGCGCGAACAAGAACAAGGGAGCGTCACGTTGGTCGGGATACGGAAAGACGACGAGTACACCGGCACAAAGCCGGTCGAGGAGCGGCATCGCGTCGACGAAGCCCGCCTCGCGGAATGGATGCAGCAGAACGTCGAGGGCTATGCCGGCCCGCTCGAGGTTCAGCAGTTCAAGGGTGGCCAGTCCAACCCGACCTATCGGCTCAACACGCCCGGCCGCTCCTACGTGATGCGGCGCAAGCCGTTCGGCAAGCTGCTGCCGTCGGCGCACGCGGTCGATCGCGAATTCCGCGTCATTGCGGCGCTCGGCAAGCAGGGCTTCCCGGTCGCTAAGGCTTACGCGCTGTGCACCGACGATGCGGTGATCGGGGCGGCGTTCTACATCATGTCGATGGAAGAGGGCCGGGTGTTCTGGGATCCGACGCTGCCGAGCCAGACTCCGGAGGCGCGCCGCGCGATCTTCACCGCCAAGATCGAAACCCTTGCGAAGCTGCACTCTTACGATCCCGAGGCGATCGGCCTCAGCGATTTCGGCAAGCCGGGCAATTATTTCGCGCGCCAGGTCGATCGCTGGACCAAGCAGTACAAGGCCTCCGAGACGCAATCGATCCCGGAGATGGACCGGCTGATGGAATGGCTGCCGAGCACGGTGCCGGATCAGCAGCGGGTCTCGGTGGTCCACGGCGACTACCGGCTGGACAACATGATCTTCCACGCCACCGAGCCGCGGGTGCAGGCGGTGCTCGACTGGGAACTGTCGACGCTCGGCGATCCGATGGCTGATTTCACCTATCTGCTGATGCAGTGGGCGATGCCGGGCCTCGACGGCGCAGATCTGAAGGCGCTGAACATCCCGACCATCGAGGAGGCGACCGCGATCTACAACCGCGCCGCCGGCATCCCCGAAGTCGAGGACATGAACTGGTACTTCGCCTACAATACCTTCCGCCTCGCCGGCATCACCCAGGGTATCGCCGGCCGCATTCGCGACGGCACCGCCGCCTCGGACAAGGCCAAGGACTCCGCCGCCCGCACCGTGCCGCTCGCCAAGGCGAGCTGGGCCTACGCGCAGAAGGCCGGCGCGAAGTAAGCATTTCACATAGAGGCGAGACCAGGGCGCGGCCAGTGAGGGCCGCGCCTTTTTGATGTGAAGCCATCGCGGTCCGCATCTGCCGTCATCGTCCGGCTTGACCGGACGACCCAGTATTCCAGAGCCGCGCAATTAGCCTAGCACGATGGCGCAAGCGCTTCGTTTCGCCAGGAACGCTCTGGAGTACTGGATCCCCGCATGCGCGGGGATGACGACCATCTGAGAACGCTGTCGCTCGGCTCAGATCGGCTTGCCCGCATAGGGCATCGACGCCGTCAGGCCGCCGTCGACCGGGAAGGCCTGGCCGTTGACGTAGGAGGCTTCGTCGCTGAGCAGGAACAGCC
The DNA window shown above is from Rhodopseudomonas palustris HaA2 and carries:
- a CDS encoding phosphotransferase family protein, which codes for MVGIRKDDEYTGTKPVEERHRVDEARLAEWMQQNVEGYAGPLEVQQFKGGQSNPTYRLNTPGRSYVMRRKPFGKLLPSAHAVDREFRVIAALGKQGFPVAKAYALCTDDAVIGAAFYIMSMEEGRVFWDPTLPSQTPEARRAIFTAKIETLAKLHSYDPEAIGLSDFGKPGNYFARQVDRWTKQYKASETQSIPEMDRLMEWLPSTVPDQQRVSVVHGDYRLDNMIFHATEPRVQAVLDWELSTLGDPMADFTYLLMQWAMPGLDGADLKALNIPTIEEATAIYNRAAGIPEVEDMNWYFAYNTFRLAGITQGIAGRIRDGTAASDKAKDSAARTVPLAKASWAYAQKAGAK